From the genome of Anopheles merus strain MAF chromosome X, AmerM5.1, whole genome shotgun sequence, one region includes:
- the LOC121589239 gene encoding probable 2-oxoglutarate dehydrogenase E1 component DHKTD1 homolog, mitochondrial: MLGRLLLSRGYHSTKGVFGHRPRPTTRYEGLAAAVLDKRNANANVYRWVEAYRNHGHRMAAIDPVKFPLADETGSEPLPELQYARYGLGAGDRIDPRGLLNVPAAQQPLSMAELDALLARMYCGSCSIELAFIESEQEREWLAGRYEQLFQHELTVGERRELAELMLKSQAFDQFLAVKFPTVKRYGGEGAESMMAFYWELFRSAGEHELRNVVIGMPHRGKLNVLTTMFGTRPAKIFKKFKGHPEFPADAQAMCDIASHFHTSTDITVGGKTFHLNMLHNPSHLEAVNPVSMGKARAKQLALADGPYGASGPDQRSKVLNVQVHGDAAFPGQGINQECLMMAAVPHYEVEGTVHLIVNNQVGFTTPAERGRSTRYVSDLAKAIMAPVVHVNGDDPEALAGVTQLAIEYRQKFGKDFFIDLNCYRRWGHNELDDPTVTNPLLYRVIHGRPSIPDRYAGRLIEAGVFDQQDVDAISNSHRNYLTAELAGCEQYEPERSYFGGQWAGLQQPGDEVTVWNTGVDYRLLSHIGQESVRLPEGFNVHPHLQKTHIDARRKRIAEGQRIDWATAEALAIGSLMYQGFNVRLSGEDVGRGTFAQRHAMLVDQQTNEIFIPLNAMAAATPNAGRFELANSILSEEAVLGFEYGMAIDSPNSLVLWEAQFGDFFNGAQIIIDTFLVSGETKWMVCNGLVMLLPHGYDGAASEHSSCRVERFLQMTDSRETSPDGDAVNLQVINPSTPAQYFHALRRQQIRNFRKPLLVVAPKTLLRLSDCVSPHTDLAPGTHFQPVLPDPAPLDPKRVRRVVLCSGKHYYTLASERQARQVTDVALVRVESLCPFPVQAIRDELAKYANAREFVWSQEEHRNMGAWTFVQPRFENMCERRIQYRGRPEAATVAVGVSKWHVREAEDVIKTTLY, translated from the exons ATGCTGGGCCGGCTGTTACTCTCACGCGGATATCACAGCACAAAGGGTGTGTTTGGGCATCGTCCCCGGCCAACGACGCGCTATGAAG GACTTGCTGCAGCGGTGCTGGACAAGCGCAACGCCAACGCCAACGTGTACCGGTGGGTCGAGGCATACCGCAACCATGGCCACCGGATGGCCGCGATTGATCCGGTCAAGTTTCCCCTAGCAGATGAGACCGGCTCCGAACCCCTGCCAGAGCTCCAGTACGCCCGGTACGGGCTCGGCGCGGGCGATCGGATCGATCCGCGCGGTCTGCTCAATGTGCCCGCCGCCCAGCAGCCCCTGTCGATGGCCGAGCTGGACGCGCTGCTCGCCCGCATGTACTGTGGCAGCTGCAGCATCGAGCTCGCGTTCATCGAGTCGGAGCAGGAGCGCGAATGGTTGGCCGGCCGGTACGAGCAGCTGTTCCAGCACGAGCTGACGGTGGGCGAGCGGCGCGAGCTGGCCGAGCTGATGCTTAAATCGCAAGCGTTCGACCAGTTCCTGGCCGTCAAGTTCCCGACGGTCAAGCGGTACGGGGGCGAGGGCGCCGAAAGCATGATGGCGTTCTACTGGGAGCTGTTTCGGTCGGCGGGCGAGCACGAGCTGCGCAACGTGGTGATCGGTATGCCGCACCGCGGCAAGCTGAACGTGCTGACGACGATGTTTGGGACGCGGCCGGCGAAGATATTCAAAAAGTTCAAGGGCCACCCGGAGTTCCCGGCCGACGCGCAGGCGATGTGCGACATTGCGAGCCATTTCC ACACCTCCACGGATATAACCGTGGGCGGTAAAACGTTCCACCTGAACATGCTGCACAACCCGTCCCATCTCGAGGCGGTCAATCCGGTGTCGATGGGCAAGGCCCGGGCGAAACAGCTCGCCCTGGCCGACGGTCCGTACGGTGCGAGCGGCCCCGACCAGCGCTCCAAGGTGCTGAACGTCCAGGTGCACGGTGATGCCGCCTTTCCCGGCCAGGGCATCAACCAGGAGTGTCTGATGATGGCGGCCGTGCCGCACTACGAGGTCGAGGGCACGGTGCACCTGATCGTGAACAACCAGGTCGGCTTCACGACGCCGGCCGAGCGCGGCCGCAGCACCCGGTACGTGTCCGATCTGGCCAAGGCGATCATGGCCCCGGTGGTGCACGTGAACGGCGACGACCCGGAGGCGCTGGCCGGCGTCACGCAGCTGGCGATCGAGTACCGGCAAAAGTTTGGCAAAGATTTCTTCATCGATCTGAACTGCTACCGGCGCTGGGGCCACAACGAGCTGGACGATCCGACCGTGACCAACCCGCTGCTGTACCGGGTGATCCACGGCCGGCCCTCCATCCCGGACCGGTACGCCGGCCGGCTGATCGAGGCGGGCGTTTTCGACCAGCAGGACGTGGACGCGATCTCGAACAGCCACCGGAACTATCTGACCGCCGAGCTGGCGGGCTGCGAGCAGTACGAGCCGGAGCGGAGCTACTTCGGCGGGCAGTGGGCCGGCCTGCAGCAGCCCGGCGACGAGGTGACGGTGTGGAACACGGGCGTCGACTACCGGCTGCTCAGCCACATCGGCCAGGAGAGCGTGCGGCTGCCCGAGGGTTTC AATGTACATCCGCATCTGCAGAAGACTCACATTGATGCGCGCCGGAAGCGGATTGCCGAGGGGCAGCGGATCGATTGGGCCACGGCCGAGGCGCTCGCCATCGGCAGCCTGATGTACCAGGGCTTCAACGTGCGGCTGAGCGGGGAAGATGTGGGCAGGGGGACGTTTGCCCAGCGCCACGCGATGCTCGTCGATCAGCAGACGAACGAAATCTTCATACCGCTGAACGCGATGGCCGCGGCGACCCCGAACGCTGGCCGGTTCGAGCTGGCAAACAGCATCCTCTCGGAGGAGGCGGTGCTCGGGTTCGAGTACGGCATGGCGATCGACAGCCCGAACAGTCTGGTGCTGTGGGAGGCCCAGTTCGGCGACTTCTTCAACGGTGCGCAGATCATCATCGACACGTTCCTGGTCAGCGGAGAAA CGAAATGGATGGTCTGCAATGGgctggtgatgctgctgccccACGGCTACGATGGGGCCGCCTCCGAGCACAGCTCCTGCCGCGTTGAGCGCTTCCTGCAGATGACGGACTCGCGCGAAACCAGCCCGGACGGGGACGCGGTCAACCTGCAGGTCATCAACCCGTCCACCCCGGCCCAGTACTTCCACGCCCTGCGCCGCCAGCAGATACGCAACTTCCGCAAGCCGCTGCTCGTCGTGGCGCCCAAGACGCTGCTCCGCCTGTCCGACTGCGTGTCGCCGCACACGGACTTGGCCCCCGGCACACACTTCCAGCCGGTGCTGCCCGATCCGGCCCCGCTCGATCCGAAGCGGGTGCGGCGCGTCGTGCTGTGCAGCGGCAAGCACTACTACACGCTCGCGTCCGAGCGCCAGGCGCGCCAGGTGACGGATGTGGCGCTCGTGCGCGTCGAGTCGCTCTGCCCCTTCCCGGTCCAGGCCATCCGGGACGAGCTGGCCAAGTATGCTAATGCGCGCGAGTTCGTCTGGAGCCAGGAGGAGCACCGGAATATGGGCGCGTGGACGTTCGTGCAGCCACGGTTCGAGAACATGTGCGAGCGAAGA ATTCAGTACCGGGGCCGTCCGGAAGCTGCCACCGTTGCCGTCGGTGTCAGCAAGTGGCACGTGCGGGAGGCCGAGGATGTGATTAAAACCACcctgtattaa
- the LOC121589249 gene encoding TBC domain-containing protein kinase-like protein: protein MKVTNSSTERRTASEYQSGSIFRGCSVESGAVVPMAPSKLNYRVSVLTFFAKAHPNDECCGTNGLPLTPNSIGIFGRAQLLKSDALRHEHLCTYLDAIRGKHERTIIVQEYVGCPLAETFIGENNKQETLLRIGYQVLAALAHLNRCGLVCRNLDPTSVLVSRDFGVKLYNYGLYHMTGGGRYVSFPIGNVRYQAPEVLLGSRANAKSDVWSLGIVLAELALGCTLWESLKLSQIVRKVLSLVNTQHAVFEKLAREHNRLEVYEAMDAGLRRIIEECLTISPRRRPLAKEALEDPVFDFVRLSSSSSSSPAAASETVGGGQTLVEKHLSLSQIYYLWQLAGGDVQQELKKEGLIKSEAPILSLPNLVMLNGRSISPPKSQSVLHDHRIIFLNFGTLLERLSGIPEEDYLPLIYSTDAYLESANFKTVLPLVIRERDMLYQFHRLVLLNTLLHGYPYTHDLLRSFAAKDIPPLCRGQVWACLLGVVPNGAYERLDKCSPTHTDRQIEVDIPRCHQYNELLSAPEGHAKLKRLLKAWVAAHPQYVYWQGLDSLTAPFLYLNFNDEERAFLSLYRFIPKYLHLFFLKDNSAIIKEYLVKFFQLIFFHEPALANHLHGISFIPELYAIPWFLTMFSHVFPLHKIFHLWDKLILGDNSYPLFIGIAILRQLKGTLLKSGFNECILLFSDLPDIVIESCVNDSETMYQFTPKSITYRKFALHEEGPEEFDLNYTEEDLREVQAELHPRISVYDLIRLLRDRPASTAILDIRSSPDYRKVAIENSVNVPFASVSLKEPRLEALNVPRLEAYLRRHPLITVIVSVSHESAMLFAKFLVDSGVPYVAVLHRGFEAIYRPDDKLILQTFDYINTLAKHLTPIGSFAASE from the exons ATGAAAGTGACCAACTCGTCGACGGAGCGCCGCACCGCGTCCGAGTACCAGAGCGGCAGCATCTTTCGCGGCTGCTCGGTCGAGAGTGGGGCGGTCGTGCCGATGGCACCGTCCAAGCTCAACTACCGCGTCTCGGTGCTGACGTTCTTCGCCAAGGCGCACCCGAACGATGAGTGCTGCGGGACGAACGGGCTGCCGCTGACGCCCAACTCGATCGGCATCTTTGGCCGGGCGCAGCTGCTCAAGTCGGACGCCCTGCGGCACGAGCACCTCTGCACCTATCTGGACGCGATACGGGGCAAGCACG AGCGCACGATCATTGTGCAGGAGTACGTCGGCTGCCCGCTGGCGGAAACGTTCATCGGCGAGAACAACAAGCAGGAGACGCTGCTGCGCATCGGCTACCAGGTGCTGGCCGCGCTGGCCCACCTGAACCGGTGCGGGCTGGTCTGCCGCAATCTCGACCCGACCAGCGTGCTGGTGAGCCGGGACTTTGGCGTGAAGCTGTACAACTACGGCCTGTACCACATGACGGGCGGCGGCCGGTACGTGTCCTTTCCGATCGGCAACGTGCGGTACCAGGCGCCGGAGGTGCTGCTCGGCAGCCGCGCGAACGCCAAGAGCGACGTGTGGAGCCTGGGCATCGTGCTGGCCGAGCTGGCCCTCGGCTGCACGCTCTGGGAGTCGCTCAAGCTGTCCCAGATTGTGCGCAAGGTGCTCAGCCTCGTGAACACGCAGCACGCCGTGTTCGAGAAGCTGGCCCGCGAGCACAACCGGCTGGAGGTGTACGAAGCGATGGACGCGGGGCTGCGCCGCATCATAGAGGAGTGCCTCACGATCTCACCCCGCAGGCGCCCGCTCGCCAAGGAGGCGCTCGAGGATCCGGTGTTTGATTTTGTGcggctcagcagcagcagcagcagcagcccggcaGCGGCGAGCGAAACGGTCGGCGGTGGGCAAACGCTGGTCGAGAAGCATCTGTCGCTGAGCCAGATCTACTACCTGTGGCAGCTGGCCGGTGGGGACGTGCAGCAGGAGCTGAAAAAGGAGGGCCTCATCAAGAGCGAAGCGCCGATTCTATCGCTGCCAAA CTTGGTAATGCTGAACGGGAGATCGATCTCGCCGCCGAAAAGCCAAAGCGTCCTGCACGACCACCGCATCATCTTTCTCAACTTCGGCACGCTGCTCGAGCGGCTGTCCGGCATCCCGGAGGAGGACTATCTGCCGCTGATCTACAGCACGGACGCGTACCTCGAGTCGGCCAACTTCAAGACGGTGCTGCCGCTGGTGATCCGCGAGCGCGACATGCTGTACCAGTTCCACCGGCTGGTGCTGCTCAACACGCTGCTGCACGGCTACCCGTACACGCACGATCTGTTGCGCTCGTTCGCGGCGAAGGACATACCGCCGCTGTGCCGGGGGCAGGTGTGGGCCTGCCTGCTCGGTGTGGTACCGAACGGGGCGTACGAGCGGCTGGACAAGTGCAGCCCGACGCACACCGACCGGCAGATCGAGGTGGACATACCGCGCTGCCACCAGTACAACGAGCTGCTGTCCGCGCCGGAAGGGCACGCGAAGCTGAAGCGCCTGCTGAAGGCGTGGGTGGCCGCCCACCCGCAGTACGTGTACTGGCAGGGGCTCGATTCGCTGACCGCGCCGTTCCTGTACCTTAACTTCAACGACGAGGAGCGGGCCTTCCTCAGCCTGTACCGGTTCATACCGAAGTATCTGCACCTGTTCTTCCTGAAGGACAACTCGGCCATCATCAAGGAGTATCTGGTGAAGTTCTTTCAGCTGATCTTCTTCCACGAGCCGGCGCTCGCGAACCACCTGCACGGCATCAGCTTCATACCGGAGCTGTACGCGATCCCGTGGTTTCTCACCATGTTTAGCC ACGTGTTTCCGCTGCACAAAATATTCCACCTGTGGGACAAGCTGATACTGGGCGACAACTCCTACCCGCTGTTCATCGGCATCGCGATACTGCGCCAGCTGAAGGGCACGCTGCTCAAGTCGGGCTTCAACGAGTGCATCCTGCTGTTCAGCGATCTGCCCGACATCGTGATCGAGTCGTGCGTCAACGACTCCGAAACGATGTACCAGTTTACGCCGAAAAGCATCACCTACCGCAAGTTTGCCCTGCACGAGGAAGGCCCGGAAGAGTTT GACCTAAACTACACCGAGGAGGATCTGCGCGAGGTGCAGGCCGAGCTGCACCCGCGCATCAGCGTGTACGATCTGATCCGGTTGCTGCGCGATCGGCCCGCCAGCACCGCGATACTGGACATACGCAGCAGCCCCGACTACCGGAAGGTGGCGATCGAGAACAGCGTCAACGTGCCGTTCGCGTCCGTCTCGCTTAAAGAGCCGCGGCTGGAGGCGCTGAACGTGCCGCGGCTGGAGGCGTACCTGCGCCGCCACCCGCTCATCACCGTGATCGTGAGCGTGTCGCACGAGAGCGCGATGCTGTTCGCCAAGTTCCTGGTGGACAGTGGCGTCCCGTACGTGGCGGTGCTGCACCGCGGCTTCGAGGCGATCTACCGCCCGGACGACAAGCTGATACTGCAAACGTTCGACTACATCAATACGCTCGCGAAGCATCTCACGCCGATCGGGTCGTTTGCGGCGAGCGAGTAG